Proteins from one Bradyrhizobium amphicarpaeae genomic window:
- a CDS encoding class I SAM-dependent methyltransferase: MLARDWYYNERNRMGIGATVASIYDAHDDADLRARAALKMLGVQRGWRIADIGCGNGVLATEAALMGAEVDAIDISPAMLALAEIYARDRKAKVATQSAGLLSFAYRPESYDLIVSEFTLHHLPDFWKVVAMSRIFRALKPGATFYLRDIVYASMPDAIERDVEQWADFQIKNHDFSRDSVVTHMRDEYSTFGWVMERMLTDVGFTLVSADYHAPMHGTYLLRKPRAGEQG, encoded by the coding sequence ATGCTGGCGCGCGACTGGTATTACAACGAGCGGAATCGGATGGGGATCGGGGCCACCGTGGCCTCGATCTACGACGCCCATGACGATGCCGATCTGCGGGCGCGCGCCGCGCTGAAAATGCTGGGTGTCCAACGCGGCTGGCGCATCGCCGACATCGGCTGCGGCAACGGCGTGCTGGCGACCGAAGCGGCGCTGATGGGCGCCGAGGTCGATGCCATCGACATATCGCCGGCCATGCTGGCGCTCGCCGAGATCTACGCGCGCGACCGCAAGGCGAAGGTCGCAACCCAGTCAGCCGGCCTGCTCAGCTTCGCCTACCGGCCGGAATCCTACGACCTGATCGTCAGCGAGTTCACGCTGCATCATCTGCCGGACTTCTGGAAGGTCGTGGCGATGTCGCGGATTTTCCGGGCGCTCAAGCCCGGCGCGACGTTCTATCTTCGCGACATCGTCTACGCGTCGATGCCCGACGCCATCGAGCGCGACGTCGAGCAATGGGCCGACTTCCAGATCAAGAACCACGATTTTTCGCGCGACAGCGTCGTCACGCATATGCGCGACGAATATTCCACCTTCGGCTGGGTGATGGAGCGGATGCTGACCGACGTCGGCTTCACGCTGGTCTCGGCCGATTACCACGCACCGATGCACGGCACGTATCTGCTGCGCAAACCAAGAGCCGGCGAGCAAGGCTAG
- the ilvN gene encoding acetolactate synthase small subunit translates to MNQPASAYFIEERHDPSETHTLAVLVQNEPGVLARVIGLFSGRGYNIESLTVSETEAQKHLSRITIVTTGTPMVIAQIKNQLDRMIPVYQVVDMTQTRRSIERELAMVKVRGQGEHRVEALRLADAFRARVIDATTESFVFEITGNTDKINQYIDLMRPLGLVEVSRTGVAAIGRGPEGM, encoded by the coding sequence ATGAACCAGCCCGCATCCGCCTACTTCATCGAAGAGCGCCACGATCCCAGCGAGACGCACACGCTTGCCGTGCTCGTGCAGAACGAGCCCGGCGTGCTCGCACGCGTCATCGGCCTGTTCTCGGGCCGCGGCTACAACATCGAGAGCCTCACGGTGTCGGAGACCGAGGCCCAGAAGCACCTGTCCCGCATCACCATCGTCACCACGGGTACGCCGATGGTGATCGCGCAGATCAAGAACCAGCTCGACCGCATGATCCCGGTCTACCAGGTCGTCGACATGACCCAGACCCGGCGCTCGATCGAACGGGAGCTCGCGATGGTGAAGGTGCGCGGGCAGGGCGAGCACCGGGTCGAGGCGCTCAGGCTCGCGGATGCGTTCCGCGCCCGCGTGATCGACGCGACGACCGAGAGCTTTGTGTTCGAGATCACAGGCAATACGGACAAGATCAATCAATATATCGACCTGATGCGCCCGCTCGGCCTCGTCGAGGTGTCGCGCACCGGCGTCGCCGCGATCGGCCGCGGGCCTGAAGGAATGTGA